A DNA window from Malus domestica chromosome 12, GDT2T_hap1 contains the following coding sequences:
- the LOC103424502 gene encoding outer envelope pore protein 16-3, chloroplastic/mitochondrial-like, whose amino-acid sequence MDSLDPAERRYLEDEDTPLMKTLKGATNGFVTGTIFGTIVATWYDVPRVERNVALPGLIRTLRMMGNYGVTFAAIGGVYIGVEQLVQNYRMKRDFINGAVGGFVAGSTILGYRGKSISTAISAGAALAVTSSLIDAGGQTTRIDNGKEYYPYTTKKRSTSDS is encoded by the exons ATGGACTCCTTGGACCCGGCAGAGCGTAGGTATTTGGAGGATGAGGATACTCCTCTGATGAAGACACTTAAGGGTGCGACAAATGGATTTGTAACTGGAACTATCTTTGGGACCATAGTTGCTACTTGGTATGATGTGCCTCGTGTTGAGAGAAATGTCGCTCTTCCTGGGCTGATAAGGACCCTGAGGATGATGGGAAACTACGGGGTTACATTTGCTGCAATTGGGGGAGTGTACATTGGCGTTGAACAGCTTGTGCAAAATTATCGGATGAAGAGAGACTTTATCAATGGAGCTGTCGGTGGTTTTGTTGCTGGGTCTACTATTCTAGGTTACAGAG GAAAGAGCATTTCAACTGCAATTTCTGCTGGAGCAGCCCTGGCAGTCACTTCGTCGCTCATTGATGCTGGGGGCCAGACCACGAGAATTGATAATGGCAAGGAGTACTATCCTTACACCACCAAGAAAAGATCCACATCCGATTCATAA